Proteins from a single region of Haloplanus sp. GDY1:
- the gcvT gene encoding glycine cleavage system aminomethyltransferase GcvT, translated as MGLRKPPLREQHASQGASFTEFGGWEMPVEFDSIRTEHAAVRESAGRFDVSHMGEIEVTGPDALALTNRLTTNDVSELDPGDTQYSCITDEEGIILDDTMVFRLPDDGGPHYLFVPNAGHDAEMEDRWIEHRDEWGLDATVRNTTEEWAMFALQGPDAQDIAAEATDGATRDVSRFDATFLDVSGVRCFTSRTGYTGEDGFEFLCPWDDAETVWSALDCQPCGLGSRDTLRLEMGFLLSGEDFHPEEEPRTPYEAGVGWTVDLDTEFVGRDALERVEREGVDERFRGVKLLERGVPRHGYEVVDADGERLGHLTSGTMSPTLGEPIGLGYLSADEAPPGTRVRVLVRGEPKQANVVTPPFIDT; from the coding sequence ATGGGCCTACGGAAACCACCCTTGCGGGAGCAGCACGCCTCGCAGGGTGCGTCGTTCACCGAATTCGGCGGGTGGGAGATGCCGGTGGAGTTCGACTCCATCCGAACCGAACACGCGGCCGTCCGGGAGTCCGCTGGGCGCTTCGACGTGTCGCACATGGGCGAAATCGAGGTGACCGGCCCCGACGCGCTGGCGCTGACGAACCGCCTGACCACGAACGACGTGAGCGAACTCGACCCGGGAGACACGCAGTACTCGTGTATCACCGACGAGGAGGGGATCATCCTCGACGACACCATGGTGTTCCGGCTCCCCGACGACGGGGGTCCACACTACCTGTTCGTTCCCAACGCGGGACACGACGCCGAGATGGAGGACCGCTGGATCGAGCACCGCGACGAGTGGGGCCTCGACGCGACGGTGCGAAACACCACCGAGGAGTGGGCCATGTTCGCGCTCCAGGGTCCCGACGCCCAGGACATCGCCGCCGAGGCGACGGACGGCGCGACGCGGGACGTCTCCCGGTTCGACGCCACCTTCCTCGACGTGAGCGGGGTTCGCTGTTTCACGTCCCGAACGGGATACACCGGCGAGGACGGCTTCGAGTTCCTCTGTCCGTGGGACGACGCCGAGACGGTGTGGTCGGCGCTCGACTGCCAGCCCTGTGGGCTCGGCTCCCGCGACACGCTCCGACTGGAGATGGGCTTTCTCCTCTCGGGCGAGGACTTCCACCCCGAGGAGGAGCCCCGGACGCCGTACGAGGCGGGGGTCGGCTGGACCGTCGACCTCGACACGGAGTTCGTGGGCCGGGACGCCCTCGAACGCGTCGAGCGGGAGGGCGTCGACGAACGCTTCCGCGGCGTGAAGTTGCTGGAGCGTGGCGTCCCGCGGCACGGCTACGAGGTGGTCGACGCCGACGGCGAGCGTCTCGGCCACCTCACCAGCGGGACGATGAGCCCCACGCTCGGCGAACCGATCGGCCTCGGCTACCTCTCGGCCGACGAGGCACCCCCCGGGACCCGCGTCCGGGTCCTCGTTCGGGGCGAACCGAAGCAGGCAAACGTAGTGACGCCCCCATTCATCGACACATGA
- a CDS encoding VWA domain-containing protein — protein MNAPSPGDDALPLADVQDRVRTALVRFVSDLRTAGVDVPADGALVGAEALAVVGVAERSTARTALRSALLSRPEDAEAFDRLFDRFWGAVSAALDEGSAGGVDASDLDGGLSSDAAAGDPAIEEATADREPHDGDGGRSVSRRPTDDGSRAPEATDSPARFSPTGSSAPIEAERPSFGDDPGPAVRALTAALADRPGRRSARAADGRPDLRRAMRRSHATGGVVMDVPERAAQPTTVRGLVLVDVSRSVLDTVDRDFLIDVLRTLDAEWRSVRTFLFDTDVTEVTGALGADSTAAVLEEFDRLEAAWGGGTRIGDALTTVRDRAPTAVDRETVVLIVSDGLETGDLDRLEDGMAWLDRRARRVFWLNPLAASTAYEPATRGMVVARSYLDGLFAFADPADLFDLARQLRRRRQPVGYEHDWRRNDTR, from the coding sequence ATGAACGCCCCCAGCCCCGGCGACGACGCGCTGCCCCTCGCCGACGTCCAGGACCGGGTCCGAACCGCCCTGGTTCGCTTCGTGAGCGACCTGCGGACGGCCGGCGTCGACGTGCCGGCGGACGGTGCGCTCGTCGGTGCCGAGGCGCTCGCCGTCGTGGGCGTCGCGGAGCGGTCGACGGCGCGGACGGCGCTCCGGTCGGCCCTCCTTTCGCGCCCCGAGGACGCCGAGGCGTTCGACCGCCTCTTCGACCGGTTCTGGGGCGCGGTGAGCGCCGCCCTCGACGAGGGGTCGGCGGGCGGCGTCGACGCCTCGGATCTCGACGGCGGCCTCTCGTCGGACGCGGCCGCCGGCGACCCCGCAATCGAGGAGGCCACGGCCGACCGCGAGCCCCACGACGGGGACGGGGGACGGTCGGTCTCGCGGCGCCCGACCGACGACGGCTCCCGCGCCCCCGAGGCGACGGACTCGCCGGCCCGGTTCAGTCCGACCGGCTCGTCGGCCCCCATCGAGGCCGAGCGCCCCTCGTTCGGGGACGATCCGGGGCCTGCGGTGCGCGCGCTCACCGCTGCCCTCGCCGACCGGCCCGGGCGACGGTCGGCGAGGGCGGCGGACGGTCGGCCCGACCTCCGGCGGGCGATGCGCCGGAGTCACGCCACCGGCGGCGTGGTGATGGACGTGCCCGAACGGGCGGCCCAGCCCACGACCGTCCGCGGCCTCGTCCTCGTCGACGTGAGCCGGTCGGTCCTCGATACGGTCGACCGCGACTTCCTGATCGACGTCCTCCGGACGCTCGACGCCGAGTGGCGGTCGGTGCGCACCTTCCTCTTCGACACCGACGTGACGGAGGTTACGGGGGCGCTGGGTGCCGACTCGACGGCGGCGGTCCTCGAGGAGTTCGACCGCCTCGAAGCCGCGTGGGGCGGCGGGACCCGGATCGGGGACGCGCTGACGACGGTGCGTGACCGCGCGCCGACGGCCGTCGACCGCGAGACGGTCGTCCTGATCGTGAGCGACGGCCTCGAAACCGGGGACCTCGACCGCCTCGAAGACGGCATGGCGTGGCTCGACCGCCGGGCGCGACGGGTGTTCTGGCTCAATCCGCTCGCGGCCTCGACGGCCTACGAGCCGGCGACCCGCGGGATGGTCGTCGCTCGGTCCTACCTCGACGGCCTGTTCGCCTTCGCCGACCCCGCCGACCTGTTCGATCTGGCCCGACAGCTTCGACGCCGACGGCAGCCCGTCGGCTACGAACACGACTGGCGACGCAACGATACACGATGA
- the gcvH gene encoding glycine cleavage system protein GcvH, whose translation MSFDVPEDRRYLESHEWTTTDGGTVRVGITDFAQDELGDVVFVELPAEGDEVSAGEEFGVVESIKAVSDLVSPVSGTVTGVNEALFDAPELLNQDPYGDGWMLEVEPSSDEEFDGLLTAEEYREKIE comes from the coding sequence ATGAGCTTCGACGTACCCGAAGACCGGCGGTATCTGGAATCGCACGAGTGGACGACGACCGACGGCGGGACGGTTCGCGTCGGCATCACGGACTTCGCACAGGACGAACTCGGCGACGTGGTGTTCGTCGAACTCCCGGCCGAGGGCGACGAGGTGTCCGCCGGCGAGGAGTTCGGCGTGGTCGAGAGCATCAAGGCCGTCTCGGATCTGGTCTCGCCCGTCTCGGGGACCGTCACCGGCGTCAACGAGGCCCTGTTCGACGCGCCGGAACTGCTCAACCAGGACCCCTACGGCGACGGCTGGATGCTCGAAGTCGAGCCGAGTTCCGACGAGGAGTTCGACGGCCTGTTGACCGCCGAGGAGTACCGCGAAAAGATCGAGTAG
- a CDS encoding AAA family ATPase, which yields MTEDTHDAFETLTRERLQSVFDATDYVAEDEITTTVLLALRLGRPLLVEGEPGAGKTELAKVLAEGFGTDLVRLQCYEGLAAESALYEWNYTKQLLAVQSGEGGDSVFTEEFLLERPLLRALRHEGDRPPVLLIDEVDRADEEFEALLLEVLSDFQVSVPELGTIRADRPPVVVITSNRTRGLSDALKRRCLYLHVEPPSVEKERDIVRRKVPELDDAVAAAVCGVTARLREEPLLKPPGVAETLDWARALDALDDGTAEGEPPLTADDIRTTVGCLLKEAEDVNRLDDDLVSALLAAAGDEADAT from the coding sequence ATGACAGAGGACACTCACGACGCGTTCGAGACGCTGACGAGGGAGCGACTGCAGTCGGTCTTCGACGCGACCGACTACGTCGCCGAGGACGAGATCACGACGACGGTGTTGCTCGCGCTCAGACTCGGGCGACCCCTGCTGGTCGAGGGGGAACCCGGAGCCGGCAAGACCGAACTCGCGAAGGTGCTCGCGGAGGGGTTCGGGACCGACCTCGTTCGCCTCCAGTGTTACGAGGGGCTGGCCGCGGAGAGCGCCCTCTACGAGTGGAACTACACCAAGCAACTGCTGGCCGTCCAGTCCGGCGAGGGCGGCGACTCCGTGTTCACCGAGGAGTTCCTGCTGGAGCGCCCGCTGCTTCGCGCCCTCCGTCACGAGGGGGACCGGCCGCCCGTCCTCCTGATCGACGAGGTGGACCGCGCCGACGAGGAGTTCGAGGCCCTGTTGCTGGAGGTGCTCTCGGACTTCCAGGTGTCGGTCCCCGAACTCGGGACGATCCGCGCCGACCGGCCGCCGGTGGTCGTCATCACGTCGAACCGGACCCGGGGCCTGAGCGACGCGCTCAAGCGCCGGTGTCTCTACCTCCACGTCGAACCCCCGAGCGTCGAGAAGGAACGCGACATCGTGCGCCGGAAGGTGCCGGAACTCGACGACGCGGTGGCGGCGGCGGTCTGTGGGGTGACGGCCCGGCTCCGGGAGGAACCGCTGCTCAAACCGCCGGGCGTCGCCGAGACGCTCGACTGGGCGCGGGCGCTCGACGCGCTCGACGATGGCACGGCCGAGGGGGAGCCCCCGCTCACCGCGGACGACATCAGGACGACCGTCGGCTGCCTCCTGAAGGAGGCCGAGGACGTGAACCGACTCGACGACGACCTCGTGTCCGCCCTCCTCGCGGCGGCAGGCGACGAGGCCGACGCCACCTGA
- a CDS encoding cupin domain-containing protein produces the protein MNRPLSGTDRPYRPVDTETGGNDYPVTVEDLSTGVRITFLKRGVDEQGSYLLMDGILPPGIDSGPARLHPRSEARSEVIDGRAVVTVRGEETVLLPGESVVLDEGDPHTIRNDDERQLVVRTTLRPPGEFETAIRTLYGLGAGGRPNPLSIAAVLYRHREDVRLASVPWRLQLPILRVLTAVARALGRDPT, from the coding sequence ATGAATCGCCCACTGAGTGGCACCGACCGTCCGTACCGGCCAGTCGACACTGAAACCGGCGGAAACGACTATCCGGTTACTGTCGAAGATCTGTCGACCGGGGTCCGTATCACCTTCCTCAAGCGAGGCGTCGATGAACAGGGATCGTATCTGCTGATGGACGGTATCCTCCCTCCCGGAATCGACAGTGGACCGGCCCGTCTCCATCCACGGTCGGAGGCACGGTCGGAGGTGATCGACGGACGCGCCGTCGTCACCGTACGCGGCGAGGAGACGGTGTTGCTGCCCGGCGAATCGGTCGTCCTCGACGAAGGCGACCCCCACACCATCCGCAACGACGACGAGAGACAGCTGGTCGTTCGCACGACACTCCGACCACCGGGCGAGTTCGAGACCGCGATCCGGACACTGTACGGACTCGGCGCTGGCGGTCGACCGAACCCACTCAGCATCGCTGCAGTGCTGTACCGACACCGGGAGGATGTCCGGCTAGCGAGCGTTCCCTGGCGTCTCCAGCTCCCAATCCTTCGGGTCCTCACCGCGGTTGCCAGGGCTTTGGGACGTGACCCAACGTAG
- a CDS encoding XdhC family protein, whose product MAADGSGAVVSLDDEWSAPETAVMDAIRRGIDGDGAVLATIVDVEGSAYRGPGSKMLVDREAGVGSITAGCLEDVVVDLAGEVRETGRSRVERFDLTGDDDVWGLGVGCNGVIDILLEPIDEGYRPVVDAYDDGSDAVVYTVVGTDGTATVGDRVTVVDGEAPTDPPAWFDDDLAAAAGAVVAERDSGTVRADGTEVFVDCVTPPAELVLFGTGHDVAPVAELAHRSDFRITVAGFRGADAKRERFPAADAVRSLSPAAVREELDLDADTYAVVMTHNFVDDAIAVDELLRTDVPYVGLMGPTERFERILDEWHADGREVTEAELDRLYTPVGLDLGGGTPYQIAHSIVAELLAVRFGRTPTHLRPSSLARLRP is encoded by the coding sequence ATGGCCGCCGACGGCTCGGGGGCGGTCGTGAGCCTCGACGACGAGTGGAGCGCGCCCGAGACGGCGGTGATGGACGCGATCCGCCGCGGCATCGACGGGGACGGGGCCGTCCTCGCGACCATCGTCGACGTCGAGGGGAGCGCCTACCGCGGCCCGGGTTCGAAGATGCTCGTCGACCGGGAGGCCGGCGTGGGGAGCATCACCGCCGGCTGTCTGGAGGACGTGGTGGTCGACCTCGCCGGGGAGGTGCGCGAGACCGGACGCTCCCGCGTCGAACGGTTCGACCTGACGGGCGACGACGACGTGTGGGGGCTCGGCGTCGGCTGCAACGGCGTCATCGACATCCTGCTCGAACCGATCGACGAGGGTTACCGGCCGGTCGTCGACGCGTACGACGACGGGAGCGACGCGGTCGTCTACACCGTCGTCGGCACGGACGGGACGGCGACCGTCGGCGACAGAGTGACCGTCGTCGACGGGGAGGCGCCGACCGACCCGCCTGCGTGGTTCGACGACGACCTGGCCGCGGCCGCCGGCGCGGTGGTCGCCGAGCGGGATTCGGGAACGGTCCGCGCGGACGGGACCGAGGTGTTCGTCGACTGCGTCACCCCGCCCGCCGAACTGGTGCTCTTCGGCACCGGGCACGACGTGGCCCCGGTCGCCGAACTCGCCCACCGGAGCGACTTCCGGATCACCGTCGCGGGCTTTCGCGGGGCCGACGCGAAGCGCGAGCGCTTCCCCGCCGCCGACGCCGTCCGCTCGCTGTCGCCGGCGGCGGTTCGCGAGGAACTCGACCTGGATGCCGACACCTACGCCGTGGTGATGACGCACAACTTCGTCGACGACGCCATCGCCGTCGACGAACTCCTGCGGACCGACGTACCGTACGTCGGACTGATGGGGCCGACCGAGCGGTTCGAGCGGATCCTCGACGAGTGGCACGCCGACGGCCGCGAGGTGACCGAGGCGGAACTCGACCGGCTCTACACCCCGGTCGGCCTGGACCTCGGCGGCGGAACGCCGTATCAGATCGCCCACAGCATCGTCGCCGAACTGCTCGCGGTGCGGTTCGGGCGGACGCCGACGCATCTCCGACCGTCCTCGCTCGCCCGGCTCCGGCCATGA
- a CDS encoding DUF1772 domain-containing protein encodes MSVLSGRPLVFLLVVSAVLGGLMAGFFFAYSASVVLALRTLSASEYTTVMQEINEKVLNVVFGVVFFGAVVVPIGGAILVVLLGDWTTLSGQLFLAGVIVYLVGTFLVTARIHIPMNDHIATWSPTAPPDEWATVQARWRQWNHVRTTAAVVSFTLYLAAIASFGA; translated from the coding sequence GTGAGCGTCCTGTCGGGACGGCCTCTCGTCTTTTTGCTCGTGGTTTCGGCGGTTCTCGGTGGGCTCATGGCCGGGTTTTTCTTTGCCTACTCGGCGAGCGTCGTGCTGGCACTACGGACGCTCTCGGCATCGGAGTACACGACAGTAATGCAGGAAATCAACGAGAAGGTCCTAAACGTCGTGTTCGGCGTCGTGTTCTTTGGAGCCGTCGTCGTACCGATCGGTGGCGCGATTCTCGTGGTACTCCTGGGAGACTGGACGACGCTGTCCGGACAGCTGTTCCTTGCAGGGGTCATCGTCTACCTCGTCGGAACCTTCCTCGTGACTGCGCGAATCCATATCCCGATGAACGACCATATCGCCACTTGGTCTCCGACGGCGCCACCGGACGAGTGGGCCACAGTTCAGGCACGCTGGAGGCAATGGAACCACGTCCGGACGACGGCCGCGGTCGTCTCGTTCACACTCTATCTCGCCGCGATCGCCTCATTCGGGGCATGA
- a CDS encoding DUF4386 family protein, protein MASASSTAIERTEPSVKPGRWNLQTVGGLAALTEAAIYVAGIAYFLIILDYANVTAPRQQVELFVANQTSLYAVSLLIYVVFGIVLIALVLALHDRLRSGSPSLMQAATAFGLIWAGLVIASGMIANIGTATIVDLYATDPSQATTTWLAINPVVEGLGGGNEVVGGIWTLLVSVAALRAGMLHRALNYFGVIVGMAGILSAIPALGEIGGGIFGLTQIVWFVGLGIVLLQTSRRKMK, encoded by the coding sequence ATGGCGTCAGCGAGTAGTACGGCGATAGAGAGGACCGAGCCATCGGTCAAGCCGGGACGATGGAACCTGCAGACGGTCGGTGGCCTCGCCGCTCTGACCGAAGCAGCAATCTACGTCGCGGGAATCGCGTATTTCTTGATCATACTGGACTATGCGAACGTCACGGCTCCGCGACAGCAGGTGGAACTCTTCGTCGCGAACCAGACGAGTCTATACGCAGTGTCCCTGCTCATCTACGTGGTGTTCGGCATCGTATTGATCGCTCTGGTCCTGGCACTCCACGACCGTCTGAGGTCCGGTTCCCCGTCGCTGATGCAGGCGGCAACCGCGTTCGGGCTGATCTGGGCCGGGCTTGTGATCGCCAGCGGCATGATTGCGAACATTGGGACGGCTACGATCGTTGACCTCTACGCTACTGATCCGAGCCAAGCGACGACTACTTGGCTGGCGATCAATCCGGTCGTCGAAGGGCTGGGCGGCGGCAACGAAGTCGTCGGCGGCATCTGGACGTTGCTCGTAAGTGTAGCGGCGTTACGAGCAGGCATGCTTCACCGGGCACTGAACTATTTCGGTGTCATCGTCGGTATGGCGGGGATCCTCTCAGCTATCCCAGCACTGGGCGAGATCGGCGGTGGAATCTTCGGGCTGACCCAGATCGTCTGGTTCGTCGGACTGGGGATTGTCCTATTGCAGACGAGTCGCCGGAAGATGAAGTAG